A portion of the Oryzias melastigma strain HK-1 linkage group LG1, ASM292280v2, whole genome shotgun sequence genome contains these proteins:
- the cdkn2d gene encoding cyclin-dependent kinase 4 inhibitor D: MVLSQMDAGKALTAAAAKGNASEVQRILEECRVHPDTRNEFGRTALQVMMMGNSKIAGLLLEKGADPNVQDKHGIAPVHDAARTGFLDTLQVLVENGASVNIPDQNGALPIHIAIWEGHRDVVQFLAPRSDLKHANQSGQTAIDVARASCVPHMMDSLFAHIHS; the protein is encoded by the exons ATGGTCCTCAGTCAGATGGACGCCGGTAAAGCGCTGACGGCGGCGGCAGCCAAAGGGAATGCCAGCGAGGTGCAGCGGATCCTGGAGGAATGCAGGGTGCATCCCGATACCCGGAATGAGTTTGGCAGGACGGCGCTGCAG GTAATGATGATGgggaactccaaaatagcaggCTTGTTGCTGGAGAAAGGAGCAGATCCCAACGTACAGGACAAACACGGCATAGCGCCTGTCCACGACGCAGCGAGGACGGGGTTTCTGGACACCCTGCAGGTCCTGGTGGAGAACGGCGCTTCGGTGAACATCCCCGATCAGAACGGTGCCCTGCCCATTCACATCGCCATCTGGGAAGGCCACCGCGACGTCGTGCAGTTCCTGGCTCCCCGTTCCGACTTGAAGCATGCCAACCAGAGCGGTCAAACAGCCATAGATGTAGCCCGAGCTTCGTGTGTGCCACATATGATGGACTCACTGTTTGCTCATATACATAGTTAG